From the Desulfuromonadales bacterium genome, the window TGCTGCCGCCATGGTCGAGGAACTTGTTGTCGGCGGTGTTGATGAAGAACTGGGCGGTGGCGCTGTCGACCTCCTGGGTGCGGGCCATGGCGATGGTGCCGGTCTTGTTCTTCAGGCCGTTGCCGGCCTCGTTCTTGATCGGCGCCTTGGTCGTTTTCTGTTTCATGTCGGCGGTCATGCCGCCCCCCTGGACCATGAACCCCTTGATCACGCGGTGGAAGATGGTGCCGTCGTAGAAACCTTCGCGCGCAT encodes:
- a CDS encoding peptidylprolyl isomerase encodes the protein MSTQNPSVLLETSKGEILIELDAAKAPVSVANFLAYAREGFYDGTIFHRVIKGFMVQGGGMTADMKQKTTKAPIKNEAGNGLKNKTGTIAMARTQEVDSATAQFFINTADNKFLDHGGS